From a region of the Streptacidiphilus albus JL83 genome:
- a CDS encoding hydrolase gives MSIWTSLEPASTTVDPGGTATVRLRLRNTGDVVDEYRIVPVGPVAPWTTVEPPTIRLYPGTTGTVQLVFTPPRSPDATAGPNPYAVQIIPTEHPEATTVPEGNLTVTPFTEVRAELVPPTCRGRFRGRPRLAVDNLGNVRLTASITGGDNREQLSYEIHPGNVQIEPGRAAFVRTTLRPHRITWFGQKETRPFALSVLRSGAEPLAVAGNYVQQRVMPRWLLTVVSLLATLAVAFVLLWVAFQPHVQSLAQEQVAPVAATELPPPSPTAVATTAAAAPTPTASASATRAASSSGGGGGGGAPTPKASPTIVTAGQAVAALNASLGGNAGSAMGRHICYRAYVSDIGWQKPVCDSSLAGTTAATLPIEGLDLAVSGTGGVCANGYDTNTGWERSSWLCAVDGGDLYIGKPGTGSWMDGIGISVGSGTACASADLQGSGWPQNPTCTTPGHWVFFGSLSYSVRIYGLTFTV, from the coding sequence GTGAGTATCTGGACCTCCCTGGAACCCGCGTCCACCACGGTGGACCCCGGCGGCACCGCCACCGTACGACTGCGGCTGCGCAACACCGGCGACGTCGTGGACGAGTACCGGATCGTGCCGGTCGGCCCGGTCGCACCCTGGACCACCGTGGAGCCGCCGACGATCCGGCTCTATCCGGGGACCACCGGCACGGTGCAGCTCGTCTTCACCCCGCCCCGCAGCCCGGACGCGACGGCCGGGCCCAACCCGTACGCGGTCCAGATCATCCCCACCGAGCACCCGGAGGCGACCACCGTCCCCGAGGGCAATCTGACGGTCACTCCCTTCACCGAGGTCCGGGCCGAACTGGTGCCGCCGACCTGCCGGGGCCGGTTCCGCGGGCGGCCCCGGCTCGCCGTGGACAACCTGGGCAATGTCAGGCTCACCGCGTCGATCACCGGGGGCGACAACCGGGAGCAGCTCTCCTACGAGATCCACCCCGGCAATGTGCAGATCGAGCCCGGCCGGGCGGCGTTCGTCCGGACCACGCTCCGACCGCACCGGATCACCTGGTTCGGACAGAAGGAGACCCGCCCCTTCGCCCTCTCCGTGCTGCGCTCGGGGGCCGAGCCGCTCGCCGTCGCCGGGAACTACGTCCAGCAGCGGGTGATGCCCCGTTGGCTGCTCACCGTGGTCAGCCTGCTCGCCACCCTCGCGGTGGCCTTCGTCCTGCTCTGGGTGGCCTTCCAGCCGCACGTGCAGAGCCTGGCCCAGGAGCAGGTGGCGCCGGTCGCGGCCACGGAGCTGCCGCCGCCCTCGCCGACGGCGGTGGCGACGACGGCCGCAGCCGCCCCGACGCCGACCGCGAGCGCGAGCGCGACCCGGGCGGCGTCGTCGTCCGGAGGCGGCGGTGGCGGTGGCGCGCCGACCCCGAAGGCCTCGCCGACGATCGTGACCGCAGGGCAGGCCGTCGCCGCCCTCAACGCCTCCCTCGGCGGGAACGCGGGCTCCGCCATGGGCCGACACATCTGCTACCGCGCCTACGTGAGCGACATCGGCTGGCAGAAGCCGGTCTGCGACAGCTCCCTGGCCGGCACCACCGCGGCGACCCTGCCCATCGAGGGCCTCGACCTCGCGGTGTCCGGCACCGGTGGCGTCTGCGCCAACGGCTACGACACGAACACCGGCTGGGAGCGGTCGAGCTGGCTGTGCGCGGTCGACGGCGGCGACCTCTACATCGGGAAGCCCGGCACCGGAAGCTGGATGGACGGCATCGGGATCAGCGTCGGTTCGGGCACCGCCTGCGCCTCCGCCGATCTCCAGGGCTCCGGCTGGCCGCAGAACCCGACCTGCACCACCCCGGGCCACTGGGTCTTCTTCGGCAGCCTCAGCTACTCGGTCCGCATCTACGGCCTGACCTTCACCGTCTGA